Proteins found in one Neodiprion lecontei isolate iyNeoLeco1 chromosome 6, iyNeoLeco1.1, whole genome shotgun sequence genomic segment:
- the LOC107225771 gene encoding tubulin polymerization-promoting protein homolog, which translates to MSDSVENGSPAAATPPSEGLSALKIDAGAEGTGSSGPASPASPAGAGSFTASFKAFSKFGDPKSDGKQITLSQSDKWMKQAKVIDGKKITTTDTGIYFKKHKSVKLGLEQYKAYLDDLAKNKKVDVEELKNKMANCGAPGVSSHAAGKAASTVDRLTDVSKYTGSHKQRFDESGKGKGIAGRKDLPDQSGYVTGYQNKDTYKAH; encoded by the exons ATGTCGGATAGCGTGGAAAACGGTTCGCCAGCGGCGGCTACGCCCCCCAGCGAAGGCCTCTCGGCCTTGAAGATCGACGCCGGTGCCGAAGGGACCGGAAGTTCCGGTCCGGCGAGTCCGGCAAGCCCAGCAGGCGCCGGATCGTTCACAGCGAGTTTCAAGGCCTTCTCAAAGTTTGGCGACCCAAAAAGCGACGGCAAACAAATAACACTCAGTCAGAGTGACAAGTGGATGAAGCAGGCCAAGGTCATCGATGGGAAGAAAATCACGACCACTGACACGGGGATATACTTCAAAAAACACAA ATCCGTCAAGCTGGGCTTGGAACAGTACAAAGCGTACCTAGATGATCTTGCGAAGAACAAGAAAGTCGATGTGGAGGAgctcaaaaataaaatggcCAACTGCGGGGCGCCCGGAGTCTCGTCGCATGCG GCAGGAAAGGCGGCATCGACGGTGGACAGACTAACGGATGTGAGCAAGTACACGGGATCGCACAAGCAGCGGTTTGACGAAAgtggaaaaggaaaagggaTAGCAGGGCGGAAGGACCTCCCCGACCAGTCGGGATACGTGACTGGGTACCAAAACAAGGACACCTACAAAGCGCATTAA